cacacatgggttCATTTATTAGCACTTCTACTCAATGAATAGTAGGCAATAGGTAATAGGTATACATGTGTCGTCTGCACTTTATTGCATTCCTTGAAAAGTGGTTATAAAACCAGATATCTTCAATTGTGTGGTTTGtataaaacatgtattttataaataaatgcagAAAAGAGCCCAGTAATGTCATTTTAGGCCTCTGTACGGTATCaggatatatatactgtacattggtaTTTTCATCAGCATAAGAAGATTTACCATTCATGGGGTTCATGTATGAATTCTACTGAAGGAGGCATGATAACATAAGAACAGGTAATGGACAACGTGTCAAATCGGTAATATTTTGAAATTGGAAAACATCACTAGCTTACTTCCTGATTAAAcattatctttttttctttgactgcaCAGAGTTAAGGGTCAAGGTTCATTTCAAACCATGGAGCATATTAACCCTCCAGTCATTTCAACATATTATTGTTAACGCAGTGAGCGTGTGGAAAGCAGTTCAAAGATATCACAGGATCGTTTCTTGTTTCTCCACTGATGTCCATTTCCAGGACAGACTAAGCATAATGATTGGGACTCAGGTGCGAATGGCAGTATACCGGCATCTCATAGGAAATCAGCTGACTCTGCGTGTTTGCCTACACAGGAAACCTTGCTGGTTGCATAGTGCTGTAGGTAAGAAAAATAGCAATAGCGTACTGTAAAAATGTTGGTGTTGTGTGTCACACATATCATCTTGGCACAGACATTTAATATTCAGGATTGCTTGAGATAAATTCCAAGCCGTGGGTTTTAGATATATTTTGAGTTCAGGTTCTTCTTGATTTCTATGTTTGGGCTGCTTCTAACTGCAGATGACACGTGCCGCTGAGTGGACTGTTTCGCATTGTTATATGGACCCTGTTGTGAACCCTGACTGGGATACACAAATGGCCAATGCCAAAGTTTCTGCGAAATGTCTTTTTGTTCAATCTCAAGTGAAATCAACCGTTACTCTGGAAACCTGGAGAGAACTTTTTCTGTTGCTCATAATCGTCTTTCACATTTCCTTATATTGACACCATGTGTATGAAAACAGGTTCTTGGACTTGAATTGAATTGTACCTTATTTACTATTTTCACATGGTAACTGCAATGAGATGGCAACAAGTCCAGGGTCTACACTGCCTCTCACCCAAtgtcagcagggataggcttgACTCACGCTTAGAGCAATTTACCCAGTAAAATcggacccctgaggtactccttATATCATGGCTATTTGATCAGATTGGCCATGGTCACAAAACTACAAATGGTCACAAAAACATTCCTTTCCGTCTAATAAGGCCTGGACCAGTTCGTACAGACTCTCTGAACATTACACACTTATCTCCACCAGCGATGCATTCGAGGACCAGTACCAGTCCAGCTCCTGCGCTGACAGTCACTCCAGCCCGCGGCCTTGTGGATGATCCAATAAGCATAAAGGCAGGTTTCATGCCACCAAACCACCCGGTGACATTGTGCGCACAAATGCGCAGTGAGAATGGTGACCTGTGGGAGGCTTTTGGCCACTATAACACCAGTGCAGATGGCACTGTCAACCGTGAGTCATGTGCTCACACATGCTTTTCATTGACAATGCATCACATTTGTGTAAACTTTCTTTTTCAACCGAAACATGCTTAAACACATGATTGGCATTGCTTTGGATTCTTAAATTAATGTTTACAGAATTACACAAACCACAACCTTGTGAATGCACTTGCTTTCAAAAATTGTATATTATGGCtgatgcacattttttgactaaaatgtcaaatttgatgTCAGACATGATTTCCCCGTGAGACATGAGACATGACACGTTGCTATTTGTGATCTTCTGTCGAGCTTCTACTGCCCTTCTTTCTTGTGCCTTCAACAGTTGCTCGGGATCATTCTGTGGGTGGCTCGTATTTGGGATGTGAGCCAATGGGTCTCTTCTGGGCCCTGCAGCCAGGTCCTGATGAAAGGGATGGTTTAAGGCAGGTGCACAAAAATACATATCTCATTTGAAGTGGTCTCGCATTGTGTTCCTAGCTTCATGTAGTGCCACAATCTCATGTCATTATAataaacattttcacaaaacttTGCCGGGTGGCGCATAGGCTAAGAAATTGCTGTCTTGGTTAGATCACGATCTGATTCCGGTAATTTAATTTCACCATTTGAGTGAATTTTGCATCAAGTGAACTGTGCACCTCCCATCTGTTCATCAGTTTCCATTAGCTATAAAGTAGCAGATGGACAACGAAGACAAACACGATCCTCCCAAGATTTCTTATTCTTTTAATAATTTGGTTGAGGCTGAGGTCAACACACTGCAGTTCTCTATGACAatctcgttttttttgtgtgtaaacatTTAACACTGCTAGAAGTGGAAATCAAAACCTTTGAAATGAAGTGTTTATATTAATTGTTTTCAGGTTTCTTTTTGTCATATTCATTTATCAGGTATTTTGACTTGTTGTCCACAGGACTATCAAGACCTCGTGACAAACTGGTATTGTGACCAGGAATGGGTAGAAAAtgacattattctttttttttgcaaagattGCGAAAGAAGAATGTCGAGACTCCATTCATCGTGGACATTTCTTTACTGGAAGGTCATGTGACTCCCAGAGAGCGAGAGAACGCTGAGTTGGCTGTTGCAACCACTGAGCGCTGGTACATGGCACCAGGTGTTCAAAGAATAGACATTCGCCAAAATGGAGTTGTGGGAACGTTATTCTTACCACCGGGTGAGCACAAATGTGATCACAAATGTTCCTCTTTCAAGTGTCTTTCCTCTAATCTTGTTGCATTGTCTTGGTAGGGCCGGGCAGGTTTCCAGCCGTGCTGGACTTATGGGGTATGGGTGGAGGACTTGTGGAGTACCGCTCATCCCTGACTGCATCCAGGGGCTTTGCCAGCTTCACCATCGCCTACATGGAACACAAGGATCTGACAGTCCAACTTGATATTAACAGTACAGATGCATATATGAAGGCAAGATGTACCTAAGTTAGGTGGCGGGAGGGGTTCAAAGAACCAGTAGGCTATGAGAAAGGAAGGTTCCCTGTTGAGCAAGGGTAACAAATAGGTCACTTTATTATGACTAAAACCGTGCTCATATCGTTTTATTTAAGTACTTACTTCTTAATTTGGTTTTCATTTTGCCAACATATCAATGGATAACTTGTTTGAAATCACAAgttag
The DNA window shown above is from Hippocampus zosterae strain Florida chromosome 9, ASM2543408v3, whole genome shotgun sequence and carries:
- the LOC127607342 gene encoding peroxisomal succinyl-coenzyme A thioesterase-like isoform X2, whose translation is MNLAKHLDQINSVEYYQAMHSRTSTSPAPALTVTPARGLVDDPISIKAGFMPPNHPVTLCAQMRSENGDLWEAFGHYNTSADGTVNLARDHSVGGSYLGCEPMGLFWALQPGPDERDGLRLRKKNVETPFIVDISLLEGHVTPRERENAELAVATTERWYMAPGVQRIDIRQNGVVGTLFLPPGPGRFPAVLDLWGMGGGLVEYRSSLTASRGFASFTIAYMEHKDLTVQLDINSTDAYMKKAIDILRDHPQICGDRIGIIGLCYGVYLTLRIATLSDANLSCLVCVNGSAGSNVALTQTFCKPQASESDQRLWPRDEAGYLSFKKLGSPKNFSPGTQVKIENLACPLLYILGEDDQNFPSTENANLIEDILKTAGKSHLYTCLSYPGAGHLIEPPYTPHSRMSVWRIKPEKMLALWGGHTVTHAAAQEDAWKEILKFLDKNLRA
- the LOC127607342 gene encoding peroxisomal succinyl-coenzyme A thioesterase-like isoform X1; protein product: MIGTQVRMAVYRHLIGNQLTLRVCLHRKPCWLHSAVAMHSRTSTSPAPALTVTPARGLVDDPISIKAGFMPPNHPVTLCAQMRSENGDLWEAFGHYNTSADGTVNLARDHSVGGSYLGCEPMGLFWALQPGPDERDGLRLRKKNVETPFIVDISLLEGHVTPRERENAELAVATTERWYMAPGVQRIDIRQNGVVGTLFLPPGPGRFPAVLDLWGMGGGLVEYRSSLTASRGFASFTIAYMEHKDLTVQLDINSTDAYMKKAIDILRDHPQICGDRIGIIGLCYGVYLTLRIATLSDANLSCLVCVNGSAGSNVALTQTFCKPQASESDQRLWPRDEAGYLSFKKLGSPKNFSPGTQVKIENLACPLLYILGEDDQNFPSTENANLIEDILKTAGKSHLYTCLSYPGAGHLIEPPYTPHSRMSVWRIKPEKMLALWGGHTVTHAAAQEDAWKEILKFLDKNLRA